The proteins below are encoded in one region of Triticum aestivum cultivar Chinese Spring chromosome 1B, IWGSC CS RefSeq v2.1, whole genome shotgun sequence:
- the LOC123081750 gene encoding uncharacterized protein, protein MAAPWMEHLVKWLSDYIFRIVPLLSLFMYLILAVFSDSRRRENKGWKRAWKRLLVWLAYQLTDWGPAYVISNLYLETKPHEKMSIAFWVPFLLLHHARPDNISAYAMEDSKLWLRLCLLALLKSAGSFIIVYRFILDEHTAGRLLCWASGIMLALGILKYMESILALWRSDMGHIRHIGLSDKQKLNLDDYRDQEKPSELEDEKALLVAHDLFEICKGAFCDYAVNMDRVVVMDMFAEDRWGSMCKVVEMELSLMYDILYTKASVVHTWHGYVIRVASPPLTAAALLLFILQCKNGMKPLDEIVSYILLCTTFLLDLRWMLRALASAWAHSYLKCMPPNWLKHEFLCQERWAKLRGLSLRLSRLSLWLWTCACPKEPRSYRRRAGSFGQCNLLKQCTAGNRHNLHSIPRLVIEWEGHSSWRDFEWEDHSRGLEIPEYVKEVVFTNIWENLFRDPVEQLRQDRMGISATATPTNPPPDEGRAAPSNPSYPTQVKQPAPVRFPVIPRPQNPPPRVAPVGRAVPSNPCPAPETFTPPRQLRLLLRLVPPNSPTEEQATEHSTDHWRYNQAPSESYEQVNVNLWRANSEGAPPQTNEKAADIINQTTPLDANMEFRPELQEAILVWHIATDVFLLCSPTPTEQAKDKEAIKQISDYMMFLVAKRPEMLPGLTLRSLHERTRHALELICKKAKHTSTNGGTNDKAVARWMLDNPNSAVWEETQDQGEDNSKVPGTMSMTTVLEGTQLARMLLRLPPEEEKCKFTKGVVAVQKLAYWIPRLAKELPGGTQGMLEFILDAWVRLLMFASIRCSRDSHAKRLSGGGELTTLVWIITEHTNNSVVKNHLKSAPLPTAMFLPPQ, encoded by the coding sequence ATGGCTGCACCATGGATGGAACATCTGGTGAAGTGGTTGAGTGACTACATATTCCGGATAGTGCCACTTCTCAGCCTATTCATGTATCTTATCCTCGCCGTCTTCTCCGACAGTCGGCGGCGTGAAAACAAAGGTTGGAAGAGAGCTTGGAAGAgactgttggtatggttggcgtaCCAGCTGACCGACTGGGGCCCGGCATATGTCATCAGCAACCTGTACCTCGAAACGAAGCCGCATGAAAAGATGAGCATTGCCTTCTGGGTGCCGTTCCTCCTGCTGCACCACGCTCGCCCGGACAACATCAGCGCCTACGCCATGGAGGACAGTAAGCTCTGGCTGCGCCTGTGTCTGTTAGCCCTCCTTAAGTCTGCGGGATCCTTCATTATTGTGTACAGGTTTATACTTGATGAACATACCGCCGGGCGATTATTGTGCTGGGCATCCGGCATCATGTTAGCCCTCGGCATTTTGAAGTATATGGAGAGTATACTAGCGCTATGGCGAAGCGACATGGGGCACATCCGGCACATCGGGTTATCCGACAAGCAAAAGCTCAACCTCGATGATTATAGAGATCAAGAGAAGCCGTCAGAACTGGAAGATGAGAAAGCCCTGCTGGTTGCTCACGACCTGTTCGAGATCTGCAAGGGAGCCTTCTGTGATTATGCAGTAAACATGGATCGTGTTGTCGTCATGGACATGTTCGCTGAAGATAGATGGGGGAGTATGTGCAAGGTGGTGGAGATGGAACTCTCCCTTATGTATGACATCCTCTACACCAAGGCATCCGTAGTCCACACCTGGCATGGCTATGTCATCCGTGTGGCCTCACCGCCCCTCACCGCGGCTGCGCTGCTGCTGTTTATTCTCCAGTGCAAAAATGGCATGAAGCCATTAGATGAAATTGTGAGTTACATATTGCTGTGTACGACCTTCCTCCTCGACTTGAGATGGATGTTGAGAGCACTAGCATCAGCATGGGCACATTCATACTTGAAATGTATGCCACCCAATTGGTTGAAGCATGAATTTTTGTGCCAGGAGAGATGGGCGAAGCTCCGTGGGTTGTCACTGCGTCTTTCCCGGCTCTCCTTGTGGTTGTGGACATGTGCATGTCCCAAGGAGCCCAGAAGCTACAGAAGGCGGGCTGGCAGCTTCGGGCAGTGTAACTTGTTGAAGCAGTGCACTGCTGGAAACAGGCACAACCTACACAGCATACCTAGACTGGTGATTGAATGGGAAGGCCACTCAAGTTGGAGGGACTTTGAATGGGAAGACCATTCCAGGGGCCTTGAGATTCCAGAGTATGTCAAGGAGGTGGTGTTCACTAACATATGGGAAAATTTATTCCGTGATCCAGTGGAGCAGCTCAGGCAGGACCGTATGGGTATTAGTGCTACTGCTACGCCAACAAATCCACCCCCTGATGAAGGTAGAGCTGCGCCATCAAATCCATCCTACCCCACTCAAGTTAAGCAACCAGCTCCGGTCCGTTTCCCAGTGATACCTAGGCCACAAAATCCACCCCCTCGTGTGGCCCCTGTGGGTAGAGCTGTGCCATCAAATCCATGCCCAGCCCCTGAGACATTTACGCCACCACGTCAGCTCCGTCTCCTTCTGAGACTTGTTCCACCAAATTCACCCACTGAAGAGCAAGCTACAGAGCACTCGACTGATCACTGGAGGTATAATCAAGCCCCGTCTGAATCCTATGAGCAAGTTAATGTTAATCTATGGAGGGCCAATTCTGAAGGGGCCCCGCCCCAAACCAACGAGAAAGCTGCTGACATCATCAACCAGACGACTCCGTTAGATGCAAATATGGAGTTCCGACCTGAGCTTCAAGAAGCTATCCTCGTCTGGCACATCGCCACGGACGTCTTCCTCTTGTGCAGCCCCACCCCCACAGAACAGGCCAAAGATAAAGAGGCGATCAAGCAGATATCAGATTACATGATGTTCCTCGTCGCCAAACGCCCTGAAATGCTACCAGGACTTACGCTTCGGAGCCTGCACGAGAGAACACGCCATGCTCTGGAGTTGATATGCAAGAAGGCCAAACACACTAGTACTAATGGTGGAACAAACGACAAGGCGGTTGCCAGATGGATGCTGGATAACCCAAATTCTGCTGTCTGGGAAGAAACTCAAGACCAAGGCGAGGATAATTCTAAGGTCCCAGGTACGATGAGTATGACTACTGTCTTGGAAGGAACTCAACTTGCCCGGATGCTGCTACGCCTGCCGCCCGAGGAGGAAAAATGCAAATTTACCAAAGGAGTCGTTGCGGTTCAAAAACTTGCATACTGGATTCCACGTTTGGCCAAGGAACTTCCTGGGGGCACACAAGGCATGTTGGAGTTCATCCTGGATGCCTGGGTGCGTCTGCTCATGTTTGCGTCCATTCGGTGCAGCAGGGATTCTCATGCCAAGCGGCTCAGCGGTGGCGGTGAGCTCACGACCCTCGTGTGGATCATCACAGAACACACAAACAACAGCGTAGTCAAAAATCATCTCAAGTCTGCTCCGCTGCCAACTGCCATGTTTCTTCCTCCGCAATAA